The genome window ACAAGCATCAAAAAAACAACTTGAACAATTTGTCCGCTGGAATTTTTTCACTTATTCTAACACGGATTATGCCTTGTCGACTTTGGCTGCGGATAAAGAAACAGATTTAGTAACCTTTTTCCAGTCAGACCGTGAGTTAACTGTAGAGATTTTCTACACAGTAGTTTTTCAACTTTTAGGATTTAGCTATCTTGTTGACTTTGAAGACGCCGAACAATTCCGTAAAAAAACTGGTTTTCCTATTATTTATGGAGATTTGATTGAAAATCTCTACCATTTGCTCAACACTCGAACCAAAAAGGGAAATACGCTCATCGACCAACTTGTTAGTGACGGACTCATTTCAGAAGACAATCACTACCACTACTTTAACGGTAAGAGCTTGGCAACCTTCTCTAGTCACGATGTCATTCGTGAAGTCGTGTATGTTGAGAGTCGTGTGGATACTGATAAAGACGGTCTCCCTGACTTAGTCAAGGTCAGCATTATTCGCCCTCTCTATAATGGACAGATTCCTGCGGTTATGACCGCCAGCCCTTATCACCAAGGGACCAACGACAAAGCCAGTGACAAAGCTCTCTACAAAATGGAAGGTGAGCTTGAGGTCAAACCTGCCCACATTATTGAACTTGAGGAGCCTGAGATTGATTTTGTCGAGCCTCATGGTCAAGCCGAACTCGTTCCTGAGTCTGAAGAAAAGCTAACTCACATCAATAGTTCTTACACTCTCAACGATTACTTCCTCCCAAGAGGATTTGCCAATCTCTATGTATCGGGTGTTGGAACCAAGGATTCCCAAGGTCTCATGACCAATGGGGACTACCAGCAGATTGAAGCATATAAAAATGTGATTGACTGGCTTAATGGCCGTTGCCGTGCTTTCACGGATCACACACGCAAACGTCAAATCAAGGCTGACTGGTCAAGCGGAAAAGTCGCAACAACAGGAATTTCTTATCTAGGGACCATGTCTAATGGTCTTGCGACCACTGGTGTTAATGGCTTAGAAGTCATCATCGCAGAAGCAGGAATTTCCTCTTGGTATAACTACTATCGGGAAAATGGTCTTGTGACCAGCCCTGGTGGTTATCCAGGTGAGGATTTTGACTCACTTGCTGAATTGACCTACTCCCGCAATCTCCTAGCTGGTGACTATATCCGTGGTAATGAAGCTCATCAGGCAGACTTAGAAAAGGTAAAAGGGCTTCTTGATCGCAAGACTGGTGACTACAATCAATTTTGGCATGACCGCAACTATCTGCTCAATGCTCACAAGGTTCAAGCTGAGGTCGTCTTTACGCATGGTTCCCAGGATTGGAACGTCAAACCACTTCATGTTTACCAGATGTTTCATGCTCTTCCTGACAATATTCGCAAGCACCTCTTTTTCCATCATGGGGCTCATGTTTATATGAATAACTGGCAGTCAATTGACTTCCGCGAATCCATGAATGCCCTCTTAAGCAAGAAATTGTTAGGACTTACAACAGACTATCAACTTCCTACTGTCATCTGGCAAGACAATACTGTACCGCAAACATGGCAGGGGCTTGGTGACTTTGGCAAGCAGGATGAACTGCATACCTTCTCTCTTGGAACTGAGGAAAAAGTGATTCAAAACCAGTATGATCAAAATGATTTTGACCGTTATGGCAAGACTTACCAGACTTTCAACACAGAACTTTACCAAGGAAAAGCCAATCAAATCACCATTGACCTTCCAGTAACTCAAGACATTCACTTAAATGGTCGAGTGGAGCTGAAACTTCGTGTCAAATCAAGTACAAACAAGGGTTTATTATCTGCTCAACTGCTGGAACTTGGACAAAAGAAATATCTACAGCCTTATCCAGCTGTTTTAAGTGCTAGAACCATTGACAACGGTCGCTACCACATGTTAGAAAATCTCTGCGAACTGCCATTTACTCCAAGCGCCCAACGTGTCATCACCAAAGGATACCTTAATTTACAAAATAGAAATGACTTACTGTTAGTAGAGGATATTACTGCAGATGAATGGATGGAAATCCAATTTGCCCTACAACCTACGATTTACAAGCTGAAAAAAGATGACACACTTCGCCTTGTTCTCTATACAACCGACTTTGAAATTACAATTCGAGATAATACAGACTACCACTTAACTATTGATTTAACACAGTCTTCTATCACCATCCCCTCATAAAAGGAGCCAGCCTCATATGAATAAATCTGAACATAGACACCAACTCATCCGTGCACTTGTAGCTAAAAATAAGATTCATACACAGGCAGAGTTGCAAGCTTTACTAGCTGAAAACGACATCCAAGCCACACAGGCCACTCTCTCACGCGATATCAAAACCATGAATCTATCAAAGGTTCGCGAAGCAGATCATTCTTACTATGTCTTAAATACTGGTTCCATCTCCAAGTGGGAAAAACGCTTGGAAAACTATATGGAAGATGGCTTGGTCATGCTACGCCCTGTCCAGCATCAGGTTGTCCTCAAAACCTTGCCAGGCCTTGC of Streptococcus oralis contains these proteins:
- a CDS encoding Xaa-Pro dipeptidyl-peptidase: MRFNQFSYLPVSHSQVLRELSQLGLKLAPEQASKKQLEQFVRWNFFTYSNTDYALSTLAADKETDLVTFFQSDRELTVEIFYTVVFQLLGFSYLVDFEDAEQFRKKTGFPIIYGDLIENLYHLLNTRTKKGNTLIDQLVSDGLISEDNHYHYFNGKSLATFSSHDVIREVVYVESRVDTDKDGLPDLVKVSIIRPLYNGQIPAVMTASPYHQGTNDKASDKALYKMEGELEVKPAHIIELEEPEIDFVEPHGQAELVPESEEKLTHINSSYTLNDYFLPRGFANLYVSGVGTKDSQGLMTNGDYQQIEAYKNVIDWLNGRCRAFTDHTRKRQIKADWSSGKVATTGISYLGTMSNGLATTGVNGLEVIIAEAGISSWYNYYRENGLVTSPGGYPGEDFDSLAELTYSRNLLAGDYIRGNEAHQADLEKVKGLLDRKTGDYNQFWHDRNYLLNAHKVQAEVVFTHGSQDWNVKPLHVYQMFHALPDNIRKHLFFHHGAHVYMNNWQSIDFRESMNALLSKKLLGLTTDYQLPTVIWQDNTVPQTWQGLGDFGKQDELHTFSLGTEEKVIQNQYDQNDFDRYGKTYQTFNTELYQGKANQITIDLPVTQDIHLNGRVELKLRVKSSTNKGLLSAQLLELGQKKYLQPYPAVLSARTIDNGRYHMLENLCELPFTPSAQRVITKGYLNLQNRNDLLLVEDITADEWMEIQFALQPTIYKLKKDDTLRLVLYTTDFEITIRDNTDYHLTIDLTQSSITIPS
- a CDS encoding arginine repressor, which codes for MNKSEHRHQLIRALVAKNKIHTQAELQALLAENDIQATQATLSRDIKTMNLSKVREADHSYYVLNTGSISKWEKRLENYMEDGLVMLRPVQHQVVLKTLPGLAQSFGAVLDALNFKQIIATVCGDDVCLLICENVEEAQTCFEILKKFAPPFFFND